A window of the Pseudomonas furukawaii genome harbors these coding sequences:
- a CDS encoding cytochrome C assembly family protein, which produces MHPLLPSLLAAFLYTGTTAYQGLRLSRRATPDKRLLVLGGGLALLAHGAALILQLLTPGGLYLDFFNSASLIAAAVILLTLVAVARIPIENLLLLLLPLGTLTTLAAALVPGGTSQAINEEPGILAHILLSILAYGLLTMAMFQSLLLLLQDYQLKHKHPSGLIRSFPALQTMESLLFGFLWAGWSLLSLSLISGWVFVDNLFAQHLAHKTILSCIAWVVFSVLLWGRHQLGWRGHKAIRWTLAGFCLLMLAYFGSKLVREFILHI; this is translated from the coding sequence ATGCACCCTCTGCTGCCCAGCCTCCTGGCTGCATTCCTCTATACGGGCACCACGGCTTACCAGGGTCTTCGCCTCAGTCGGCGCGCCACGCCGGACAAGCGCCTGCTGGTGCTCGGCGGTGGCCTGGCCCTGCTCGCCCATGGCGCCGCGCTGATCCTCCAGCTGCTGACCCCTGGCGGGCTCTACCTGGACTTCTTCAATTCCGCCAGCCTGATCGCCGCCGCTGTGATCCTGCTCACCCTGGTCGCCGTGGCGCGGATTCCCATCGAGAACCTGCTGCTCCTGCTGCTGCCCCTGGGCACCCTGACGACCCTGGCAGCCGCCCTAGTCCCGGGAGGCACGTCGCAGGCGATCAACGAAGAGCCGGGCATCCTCGCCCATATCCTGCTGTCGATCCTGGCCTATGGCCTCCTGACCATGGCGATGTTCCAGTCCCTGCTGCTTCTCCTGCAGGACTACCAGCTCAAGCACAAGCACCCTTCGGGACTGATCCGCAGCTTCCCGGCCCTTCAGACCATGGAAAGCCTGCTGTTCGGCTTCCTCTGGGCCGGCTGGAGCCTGCTCTCGCTGTCGCTGATTTCCGGCTGGGTGTTCGTCGACAACCTGTTCGCCCAGCACCTGGCCCACAAGACCATCCTCTCCTGCATCGCCTGGGTGGTCTTCAGCGTGCTCCTCTGGGGTCGCCATCAACTGGGCTGGCGTGGGCACAAGGCCATCCGCTGGACCCTGGCAGGCTTCTGCCTGCTGATGCTGGCGTACTTCGGCAGCAAGCTGGTCCGCGAATTCATCCTGCATATCTGA
- a CDS encoding SGNH/GDSL hydrolase family protein gives MIHLAGWCWWAATLSLSPLALPMAVQARRNALRLAPAAGPDRGLAGADTPGEPLRLLLIGESTVAGVGVSCLDFALAGQLAGALASRLQRPVSWRACGENGITAAGARARLLPRVADESFDLVLLVFGVNDTTHFSSSRGWLSALNGLAGHFAVRGARVALAGVPPLEHFTALPWLLRLLLGWRARLLDRQLQSLAAREGWDCCATRLEMRREYLALDGYHPSTLGYRVWGEELAHWFATRLAVRVEQPVAHEGA, from the coding sequence GTGATCCACCTGGCCGGTTGGTGCTGGTGGGCGGCGACGCTGTCGCTGTCGCCCCTGGCATTGCCCATGGCCGTGCAGGCTCGTCGTAATGCCCTACGCCTGGCGCCCGCCGCTGGGCCTGATCGGGGGCTGGCCGGGGCGGACACGCCGGGTGAGCCCCTGCGCTTGCTCCTGATCGGTGAATCCACGGTTGCGGGCGTTGGCGTGTCCTGCCTGGATTTCGCCCTGGCCGGGCAACTGGCCGGAGCCTTGGCGAGTCGCCTGCAGCGGCCCGTGAGTTGGCGGGCCTGTGGTGAAAACGGCATCACGGCGGCGGGCGCCCGGGCGCGGTTGCTGCCGAGGGTGGCGGACGAATCCTTCGATCTGGTGCTGCTGGTCTTCGGGGTCAACGACACCACGCATTTCAGCTCCAGTCGGGGCTGGCTATCGGCCCTGAATGGCCTGGCCGGGCATTTCGCCGTTCGCGGCGCACGCGTGGCGCTCGCCGGAGTGCCGCCGCTGGAGCATTTCACCGCGCTACCCTGGCTGCTGCGGCTACTGCTGGGCTGGCGAGCGAGACTGCTCGATCGCCAGTTGCAGTCGTTGGCCGCCCGAGAGGGCTGGGACTGCTGCGCCACCCGGCTGGAGATGCGTCGGGAGTATCTGGCACTGGACGGCTACCATCCCTCGACACTGGGCTATCGGGTCTGGGGTGAGGAGTTGGCGCACTGGTTCGCCACCCGCCTGGCGGTGCGCGTGGAGCAGCCGGTCGCCCACGAGGGGGCCTGA
- the purT gene encoding formate-dependent phosphoribosylglycinamide formyltransferase — translation MPRIGTPLSPSATRVLLCGSGELGKEVVIELQRLGCEVIAVDRYADAPAMQVAHRSHVISMLDGAALRAVIEREQPHYIVPEIEAIATATLVELEAEGFTVVPTARAAQLTMNREGIRRLAAEELGLPTSPYHFADTFEDYAAAAASVGYPCVVKPIMSSSGKGQSVLKSDADLKAAWDYAQEGGRAGKGRVIVEGFIDFDYEITLLTVRHIGGTSFCAPIGHRQVKGDYHESWQPQAMSPKALAESERIAQAVTEALGGRGLFGVELFIKGDQVWFSEVSPRPHDTGLVTLISQDLSEFALHARAILGLPIPVIRQQGPSASAVILVEGTSNQVSFGNLAVALSEPDTALRLFGKPEVDGQRRMGVALARDESTDLARAKATRSAQAVDILL, via the coding sequence ATGCCCCGTATTGGAACCCCCTTGTCGCCCAGCGCGACCCGCGTACTGCTGTGCGGCTCCGGCGAGCTCGGCAAGGAAGTGGTGATCGAACTGCAGCGCCTGGGCTGCGAAGTGATCGCCGTGGACCGTTACGCCGACGCCCCCGCCATGCAGGTGGCCCATCGCAGCCACGTGATCAGCATGCTCGATGGCGCGGCCCTGCGTGCCGTGATCGAGCGGGAACAACCCCATTACATCGTGCCGGAGATCGAGGCCATCGCCACCGCCACCCTGGTGGAACTGGAGGCCGAAGGTTTCACGGTCGTGCCCACCGCCCGTGCCGCGCAGCTGACCATGAACCGCGAAGGCATCCGGCGCCTGGCGGCGGAGGAGCTGGGCCTGCCCACCTCGCCCTACCATTTCGCCGATACCTTCGAGGATTACGCCGCCGCCGCCGCAAGTGTCGGCTACCCCTGCGTGGTCAAGCCGATCATGAGTTCCTCGGGCAAGGGGCAGTCGGTGCTCAAGTCCGATGCCGACCTCAAGGCGGCCTGGGACTACGCCCAGGAGGGCGGGCGCGCCGGCAAGGGACGGGTCATCGTGGAGGGCTTCATCGACTTCGACTACGAGATCACCCTGCTCACCGTGCGGCATATCGGCGGCACCAGCTTCTGTGCGCCGATCGGCCACCGCCAGGTGAAGGGCGACTACCACGAGTCCTGGCAGCCCCAGGCCATGAGTCCGAAGGCCCTGGCCGAGTCCGAGCGCATCGCCCAGGCGGTCACCGAGGCTCTGGGCGGGCGTGGCCTGTTCGGCGTGGAGCTGTTCATCAAGGGCGACCAGGTGTGGTTCAGCGAGGTGTCTCCGCGCCCCCACGACACCGGCCTGGTGACCCTGATTTCCCAGGACCTGTCCGAGTTCGCCCTGCATGCCCGGGCCATCCTCGGCCTGCCGATCCCGGTCATCCGCCAGCAGGGGCCGTCCGCGTCGGCGGTGATCCTGGTGGAGGGCACTTCGAATCAGGTCAGCTTCGGCAACCTGGCGGTGGCCCTCAGTGAGCCCGACACCGCGCTGCGCCTCTTCGGCAAGCCGGAAGTGGACGGACAGCGCCGCATGGGCGTTGCCCTGGCGAGGGACGAGTCCACCGACCTGGCGCGCGCCAAGGCGACCCGTTCTGCCCAGGCAGTCGACATCCTGCTGTGA
- a CDS encoding DUF1289 domain-containing protein, with product MDAERPVRSPCVQVCVLDDHDICSGCQRSADEITRWGRMDNAERREVLVRCHERAQAGGLYMTSPKAS from the coding sequence ATGGACGCTGAACGCCCCGTCCGCTCGCCCTGCGTCCAGGTCTGCGTGCTGGACGACCACGACATCTGCAGCGGCTGCCAGCGCAGCGCTGACGAAATCACCCGCTGGGGCCGCATGGACAACGCCGAGCGCCGCGAAGTCCTGGTCCGTTGCCATGAGCGGGCCCAGGCCGGCGGCCTGTACATGACGTCCCCCAAGGCTTCTTGA
- a CDS encoding gamma carbonic anhydrase family protein gives MKYRLGTARVDAHPDSWTAPGATLVGKVRLDAGASVWFGAVLRGDNELIHIGENSNVQDGTVMHTDMGFPLTIGRSVTIGHNAMLHGCSVDDFSLIGINAVVLNGAKIGKYCIIGANTLIPEGKEIPDGSLVMGSPGKVVRELTEQQKKMLEASAAHYVHNAQRYARDLVEQDD, from the coding sequence ATGAAATACCGCCTTGGAACCGCCCGGGTCGATGCCCATCCCGACAGCTGGACCGCCCCCGGCGCCACCCTGGTGGGCAAGGTCCGCCTGGATGCAGGAGCCAGTGTCTGGTTCGGCGCCGTACTGCGCGGCGACAACGAGCTGATCCATATCGGCGAGAACAGCAATGTCCAGGACGGCACCGTCATGCACACCGACATGGGGTTCCCGTTGACCATCGGCCGCTCCGTCACCATCGGCCATAACGCCATGCTCCACGGCTGCAGCGTCGACGACTTCAGCCTGATCGGCATCAACGCGGTGGTGCTCAACGGCGCGAAGATCGGCAAGTACTGCATCATCGGTGCCAACACGCTGATTCCCGAGGGCAAGGAGATCCCCGATGGCTCCCTCGTCATGGGCTCCCCCGGCAAGGTGGTGCGCGAGCTCACCGAGCAGCAGAAGAAGATGCTCGAAGCCAGTGCCGCCCACTACGTACACAACGCCCAGCGCTATGCCCGGGACCTGGTGGAGCAGGACGACTGA
- a CDS encoding CoA pyrophosphatase: MLDDLLRRVQRYSPMTLETDHGFPEAAVLVPVTRSDEPELVLTLRASGLSTHGGEVAFPGGRRDPEDADLVQTALREAEEEVGLPPGLVEVIGPLSTLVSRHGIKVTPYVGLVPDFVEYRANHGEIDSVFSVPLAFFRDDPRQVTHRIDYLGRSWYVPSYQFGEYKIWGLTAIMVVELVNLVYDAGIEMSRAPASFISLK; the protein is encoded by the coding sequence ATGCTGGACGACCTGCTCCGACGTGTGCAGCGCTATTCCCCGATGACCCTGGAAACCGACCATGGCTTCCCTGAAGCCGCGGTTCTGGTGCCTGTCACCCGCAGTGACGAGCCTGAACTGGTCCTGACCCTGCGCGCCAGCGGGTTGTCCACCCACGGCGGCGAGGTGGCCTTTCCCGGCGGTCGCCGTGATCCGGAAGATGCCGATCTGGTGCAGACGGCCCTGCGCGAGGCGGAGGAGGAGGTCGGCCTGCCCCCGGGGCTGGTGGAGGTGATCGGTCCGCTCAGCACCCTGGTTTCCCGTCATGGCATCAAGGTCACGCCCTATGTGGGGCTGGTGCCGGACTTCGTCGAGTACAGGGCCAACCATGGTGAGATCGACTCGGTGTTCAGCGTGCCGCTGGCCTTCTTCCGGGATGACCCGCGCCAGGTCACTCACCGTATCGATTATCTGGGCCGCAGCTGGTACGTACCCAGCTACCAGTTCGGGGAATACAAGATCTGGGGCCTGACCGCGATCATGGTGGTCGAGCTGGTCAACCTGGTCTACGACGCGGGCATCGAGATGTCCCGCGCGCCCGCAAGCTTCATATCACTCAAATAG
- a CDS encoding NUDIX hydrolase yields the protein MKFCSQCGSPVSQRIPEGDNRLRYVCDHCHAIHYQNPRIVAGCLPIWNQQVLLCRRAIEPRRGYWTLPAGFMENGETMEQAAMRETLEEACARVRNLSLYTLFDLPHISQVYTFFRAELEDLDFAAGDESLEVRLFHEPEIPWSELAFPTVGRTLECFFADRAGQVYPVRNEPLAPLLAHYKKT from the coding sequence ATGAAATTCTGCAGCCAGTGCGGCAGCCCCGTGTCCCAGCGCATCCCCGAAGGCGACAACCGCTTGCGCTACGTCTGCGACCACTGCCATGCCATCCACTACCAGAACCCGCGCATCGTCGCCGGCTGCCTGCCCATCTGGAACCAGCAGGTGCTGCTCTGTCGCCGCGCCATCGAACCCCGCCGGGGCTACTGGACGCTGCCCGCCGGCTTCATGGAGAACGGCGAGACCATGGAGCAGGCGGCCATGCGGGAAACCCTCGAGGAAGCCTGTGCCCGGGTGCGCAACCTCAGCCTCTATACCCTGTTCGACCTGCCTCACATCAGTCAGGTCTACACCTTCTTCCGGGCCGAGCTGGAAGACCTGGATTTCGCCGCGGGCGACGAAAGCCTCGAAGTCCGCCTGTTCCACGAACCCGAGATTCCCTGGTCGGAGCTGGCTTTTCCGACGGTGGGCCGTACCTTAGAATGCTTCTTCGCCGATCGCGCCGGCCAGGTCTACCCGGTGCGCAATGAGCCTCTGGCACCGTTGCTGGCCCACTACAAGAAGACCTGA
- a CDS encoding L,D-transpeptidase family protein has product MRWLLVVLSMGLAALAQASTTPALGSQSIDKVLVVKSERKLLLMNRGDVLKSYRISLGKQPVGPKLREGDQRTPEGFYWIDWRKTSDKFNLAMHISYPNARDAAKAREKGVPPGGMIMIHGTPLDEEYPEWYFHTLDWTEGCIAMKNADMREIWSLVKDGTLIEIRP; this is encoded by the coding sequence ATGCGCTGGTTGTTAGTCGTTCTTTCCATGGGCCTTGCGGCCCTCGCCCAGGCCAGCACCACGCCGGCCCTCGGCAGCCAATCCATCGACAAGGTCCTGGTGGTGAAATCGGAGCGCAAGCTGCTGCTGATGAATCGCGGCGACGTGCTCAAGTCCTACCGCATATCCCTGGGTAAACAGCCCGTCGGCCCCAAGCTGCGTGAAGGCGACCAGCGCACCCCCGAGGGCTTCTACTGGATCGACTGGCGCAAGACCAGCGACAAGTTCAACCTGGCCATGCACATTTCCTACCCCAATGCCCGCGACGCCGCCAAGGCACGGGAGAAGGGCGTACCTCCGGGTGGCATGATCATGATCCACGGCACCCCGCTGGATGAGGAGTACCCGGAGTGGTATTTCCACACCCTGGACTGGACCGAGGGCTGCATCGCCATGAAGAACGCGGACATGCGCGAAATCTGGAGCCTGGTCAAGGACGGCACCCTGATCGAGATCAGGCCCTGA
- a CDS encoding PilZ domain-containing protein gives MPTKRRIERHQLPYYLKVFNRITDKPMGYLGNVSMDGLMLISQLPMLVGARFDMRLKIPGKDGHVHFVDFCATCQWCHEDVNPGHYDSGFSLVAPPAEYADLIDALRFYFSFRPLAASA, from the coding sequence ATGCCTACCAAGCGCAGAATCGAACGCCACCAGTTGCCGTACTACCTGAAGGTGTTCAATCGCATCACCGACAAGCCCATGGGTTACCTGGGCAATGTGTCCATGGACGGCCTGATGCTGATCAGCCAACTGCCCATGCTGGTGGGCGCGCGCTTCGACATGCGCCTGAAGATCCCGGGCAAGGACGGTCATGTGCACTTCGTCGATTTCTGCGCCACCTGCCAGTGGTGCCACGAAGATGTGAACCCGGGACATTACGATTCCGGCTTCTCCTTGGTGGCGCCGCCAGCCGAGTACGCCGACCTCATCGATGCCCTGCGTTTCTACTTCAGCTTTCGTCCTTTGGCCGCCTCGGCCTGA
- a CDS encoding DUF4124 domain-containing protein, with product MRRLLCCLLLISPLANGEIYRWTDAQGRVHFGEKPEAGAQRITVRPQVVERDAATREREARAAKFYDARRQEQAVAAERAAEVREERQMRCSRLRDSQEQLDHPGPLYRLDEQGERQYYTDEEIESARKRVAASLARECN from the coding sequence ATGCGTCGTCTGTTGTGTTGCTTGCTGCTGATTTCCCCGCTGGCCAATGGGGAGATCTACCGTTGGACCGATGCCCAGGGGCGGGTGCATTTCGGCGAGAAGCCGGAGGCGGGGGCGCAGCGGATCACCGTCAGGCCCCAGGTGGTGGAGCGGGACGCGGCGACCCGTGAGCGTGAGGCGCGCGCGGCGAAGTTCTACGATGCCCGTCGCCAGGAGCAGGCTGTGGCCGCCGAACGTGCCGCCGAGGTCCGCGAGGAGCGGCAGATGCGGTGCAGCCGGTTGCGCGACTCCCAGGAGCAACTGGATCATCCCGGTCCTCTTTACCGGCTGGATGAGCAGGGCGAGCGGCAGTACTACACTGACGAGGAGATCGAGTCCGCCCGCAAGCGGGTGGCTGCGAGCCTGGCCAGGGAGTGCAATTGA
- a CDS encoding tetratricopeptide repeat protein, with the protein MRTLIILTLLAATAGCTRWSLDHHLNNAYRAYEKGNCEDVMLELSKAERKSRSRQYLQPEISLLRGQCLERQSLFVDAAQTYQFIMARYPSSEYAYRAKARLETLQQLGHLGGATRASAAPL; encoded by the coding sequence ATGCGCACCCTGATCATCCTGACGCTGCTGGCGGCCACCGCCGGCTGCACCCGCTGGTCCCTCGACCATCACCTGAACAATGCCTATCGCGCCTATGAGAAGGGGAACTGCGAGGACGTGATGCTCGAGCTGTCCAAGGCCGAGCGCAAGAGCCGCTCCCGCCAGTACCTGCAGCCGGAGATTTCCCTGTTGCGGGGGCAATGCCTGGAGCGGCAGAGCCTGTTCGTCGACGCGGCTCAGACCTATCAGTTCATCATGGCTCGCTACCCCAGCAGCGAGTACGCCTACCGGGCCAAGGCGCGCCTGGAGACACTGCAGCAGCTCGGTCACCTGGGCGGCGCGACCAGGGCGTCCGCGGCGCCGCTCTGA
- the pyk gene encoding pyruvate kinase, with translation MSFRRTKIVATLGPASNSPEMLEQLILAGLNVARLNFSHGSPEEHKARARLVRELAAKHGRFVALLGDLQGPKIRIAKFVNKRIELKEGDSFRFSVTHPRDAGNQDVVGIDYPDLVKDCSVGDELLLDDGRVVMRVEAATADELQCRVTIGGPLSDHKGINRRGGGLTAPALTAKDKADIKLAAEMELDYLAVSFPRDAADMELARRLRDEAGGKAWLVAKIERAEAVADDEALDGLIRASDAVMVARGDLGVEIGDAELVGIQKKIILHARRYNKAVITATQMMESMIHNPMPTRAEVSDVANAVLDYTDAVMLSAESAAGEYPLEAVQAMARICQGAEKHPDTRRSHHRLGQTFGRCDESIALASMYAANHFPGIKAIICLTESGYTPLIMSRIRSSVPIFAYSPHRETQARVALFRGVETVPFDAAALPPEKVSQMAVDELLKRGVVTKGDWVILTKGDSYTTQGGTNTMKILHVGDLLV, from the coding sequence ATGTCGTTCCGCCGCACAAAAATCGTCGCTACCCTCGGCCCAGCCAGCAACTCCCCGGAAATGCTGGAACAACTGATCCTCGCCGGCCTCAACGTGGCCCGCCTGAACTTCTCCCACGGCAGCCCGGAAGAACACAAGGCCCGAGCCCGCCTGGTACGTGAGCTGGCGGCCAAGCACGGCCGCTTCGTCGCCCTGCTGGGCGACCTGCAAGGTCCGAAGATCCGCATCGCCAAGTTCGTCAACAAGCGCATCGAACTGAAGGAAGGCGACAGCTTCCGCTTCTCCGTCACCCATCCGCGCGACGCCGGCAACCAGGACGTGGTGGGCATCGACTATCCGGACCTGGTGAAGGACTGCAGCGTGGGCGATGAACTGCTGCTGGACGACGGCCGCGTGGTGATGCGCGTGGAAGCCGCCACCGCCGACGAGCTGCAATGCCGCGTCACCATCGGTGGCCCGCTGTCCGACCACAAGGGCATCAACCGCCGTGGTGGCGGCCTGACCGCACCGGCCCTGACCGCCAAGGACAAGGCCGACATCAAGCTGGCCGCGGAAATGGAGCTGGACTACCTGGCCGTCTCCTTCCCCCGCGATGCCGCCGACATGGAACTGGCCCGCCGACTGCGGGACGAGGCCGGTGGCAAGGCCTGGCTGGTGGCCAAGATCGAACGCGCCGAAGCCGTGGCCGACGACGAAGCCCTGGATGGCCTGATCCGCGCCAGCGATGCGGTGATGGTGGCCCGTGGCGACCTGGGCGTCGAGATCGGCGACGCCGAGCTGGTGGGCATCCAGAAGAAGATCATTCTCCACGCCCGCCGCTACAACAAGGCCGTGATCACCGCGACCCAGATGATGGAGTCGATGATCCACAACCCCATGCCGACCCGCGCGGAAGTCTCCGACGTAGCCAACGCCGTGCTGGACTACACCGACGCCGTGATGCTTTCCGCCGAGAGCGCCGCCGGCGAGTACCCGCTGGAAGCCGTGCAGGCCATGGCTCGCATCTGCCAGGGTGCCGAGAAGCACCCGGACACCCGCCGCTCCCACCACCGCCTCGGCCAGACCTTCGGCCGCTGCGACGAGAGCATCGCCCTGGCCTCCATGTATGCCGCCAACCACTTCCCCGGCATCAAGGCCATCATCTGCCTGACCGAAAGCGGCTACACCCCGCTGATCATGTCGCGCATCCGCTCCTCGGTGCCGATCTTCGCCTACTCGCCCCACCGCGAGACCCAGGCCCGCGTGGCCCTGTTCCGCGGCGTGGAAACCGTGCCCTTCGACGCTGCGGCGCTGCCGCCGGAGAAGGTCAGCCAGATGGCCGTGGACGAACTGCTCAAGCGTGGCGTGGTCACCAAGGGCGACTGGGTGATCCTGACCAAGGGTGACAGCTACACCACCCAGGGCGGCACCAACACCATGAAGATCCTCCATGTGGGCGATCTGCTGGTCTGA